From one Rhizobium lentis genomic stretch:
- a CDS encoding VOC family protein produces MIKDIKGLHHVTSMASDARQNNRFFTETLGLRRVKQTVNFDDPSVYHLYYGDKTGSAGTVMTYFPFPNMMLGRPGVGEVGETQFSVPKGALKFWQDRFTAQGVDGLELDTVFGANRLRFMGPDGDGLALIESSDDKRAPWVADGIPDDAAIRGFAGARFSLHDTTATEELLGFMGYQRAEKEGDVTRFIIPNGNGADTIDLLALPKTPFARQGAGSVHHIAFSVDNREKQLEVRKALMDTSYQVTPVIDRDYFWAIYFRTPGGILFEVATNEPGFNRDEDTAHLGEALKLPGRYEAFRDQIQANLVPLAA; encoded by the coding sequence ATGATCAAGGACATCAAGGGCTTGCATCACGTAACTTCGATGGCATCGGACGCGCGGCAGAACAACCGCTTCTTTACCGAAACCCTGGGCCTGCGCCGCGTCAAGCAGACGGTCAACTTCGACGACCCAAGCGTCTACCACCTGTACTACGGTGACAAGACCGGCTCGGCTGGAACAGTGATGACCTACTTCCCGTTCCCGAACATGATGCTTGGCCGCCCCGGCGTGGGTGAAGTCGGCGAAACACAGTTCTCGGTGCCGAAGGGCGCGCTGAAGTTCTGGCAGGATCGCTTCACGGCTCAAGGTGTGGACGGTCTGGAACTCGATACCGTCTTCGGTGCCAACCGGCTTCGCTTCATGGGCCCGGACGGCGACGGCCTTGCCCTGATCGAATCCTCCGACGACAAGCGGGCTCCGTGGGTTGCAGATGGAATTCCCGACGATGCGGCCATCCGCGGTTTCGCCGGCGCCCGCTTCAGCCTTCATGACACCACTGCGACCGAGGAACTGCTCGGCTTCATGGGTTATCAGCGCGCTGAGAAGGAAGGCGACGTGACCCGCTTCATCATCCCCAACGGCAACGGAGCGGACACGATCGATCTACTGGCATTGCCAAAGACTCCGTTCGCGCGACAGGGTGCAGGTTCGGTGCATCATATCGCATTCTCCGTCGACAATCGCGAGAAGCAGCTCGAGGTGCGCAAGGCGCTGATGGACACCAGCTACCAGGTCACCCCCGTCATCGACCGCGACTATTTCTGGGCCATCTACTTCCGCACGCCGGGCGGTATCCTCTTCGAGGTCGCCACAAACGAGCCCGGATTCAACCGCGACGAGGATACAGCCCATCTCGGGGAAGCGCTCAAGCTACCGGGCCGATATGAAGCTTTCCGCGATCAGATCCAGGCGAACCTCGTCCCGCTGGCTGCCTGA
- a CDS encoding XapX domain-containing protein, whose protein sequence is MKVYLLSLGAGLLVGIVYSLLNVRSPAPPVIALVGLLGILVGEQILPLAKSLWTKEPVAISWIHQIRPHMFGHLPKGSIDIAHQAKAEERS, encoded by the coding sequence ATGAAAGTCTACCTCCTATCACTTGGCGCAGGCTTGCTTGTCGGCATCGTCTACAGTCTGCTCAATGTCCGATCACCCGCGCCACCTGTCATTGCACTGGTCGGCCTTCTCGGTATTCTCGTAGGCGAGCAGATCCTCCCGCTCGCGAAGTCGCTTTGGACAAAGGAGCCGGTGGCCATTTCCTGGATCCATCAGATCAGGCCGCACATGTTCGGTCACCTGCCGAAGGGCAGTATCGACATTGCCCATCAGGCGAAGGCCGAGGAGCGGAGCTGA
- a CDS encoding nuclear transport factor 2 family protein has product MSRDTELLNAIQTYFDALYACDLSLFDQVFHPASSLFDADEGDIAVDPIADYRQVIARRESPASRSQEREDEIILIDWLSPTAATVKVRLRIHANVFIDHLCFVKGIDGWRIVAKIWHLERATTTA; this is encoded by the coding sequence ATGAGCCGCGATACGGAATTGCTGAACGCGATACAAACCTATTTCGACGCCCTTTACGCCTGCGATCTCTCGCTCTTTGACCAGGTCTTTCATCCGGCTTCGAGCCTGTTCGACGCCGACGAGGGTGACATCGCGGTCGATCCGATTGCAGACTATCGCCAGGTGATCGCCAGGCGTGAGTCTCCTGCAAGCCGCTCACAGGAGCGCGAAGACGAGATCATCCTCATCGACTGGCTTTCGCCAACTGCCGCCACCGTGAAGGTCCGGCTGCGAATCCACGCGAACGTCTTCATCGATCATCTCTGCTTCGTAAAAGGTATTGATGGCTGGCGGATCGTCGCAAAGATCTGGCACCTCGAACGTGCAACGACAACGGCGTAG
- a CDS encoding MFS transporter encodes MTTQVERMPVAGLCALAVAGFVTILTEALPAGLLRQIGVSLGVSEAMAGQWISIYALGSLLAAIPLTAATRSWRRRPLLLGAIIGFAIANLITALTASFIVAMTARFVGGVSAGLLWALLAGYTVRMAPPGLAGRAMAIAMAGTPLALSIGIPAGTFIGNLAGWRLTFGLLSVIALLLAGQSRRCRISPASLKRNALPWPRSLWFRAYARCWR; translated from the coding sequence GTGACGACGCAGGTCGAACGGATGCCGGTAGCGGGGCTATGCGCACTGGCGGTTGCCGGTTTCGTCACCATCCTGACGGAGGCCCTCCCGGCCGGTCTGCTTCGGCAGATCGGGGTGTCGCTGGGGGTGAGCGAGGCCATGGCGGGACAATGGATCAGTATCTATGCGCTTGGATCGCTGCTCGCAGCGATCCCGCTGACGGCAGCAACGCGAAGCTGGCGCAGGCGACCACTCCTGCTCGGAGCCATCATCGGTTTCGCTATCGCCAATCTGATTACGGCCCTGACAGCGAGTTTTATCGTCGCGATGACGGCACGTTTCGTCGGCGGTGTATCGGCCGGCCTGCTGTGGGCGTTGCTGGCCGGCTATACTGTTCGCATGGCACCGCCCGGCCTCGCTGGCCGGGCCATGGCCATTGCGATGGCGGGGACGCCGTTGGCGCTCTCCATCGGCATCCCGGCCGGCACATTTATCGGCAACCTCGCCGGTTGGCGACTGACCTTCGGATTGCTCAGCGTGATCGCGTTGCTGCTGGCTGGACAATCGCGAAGGTGCCGGATTTCGCCGGCGAGCCTGAAACGCAACGCCCTTCCTTGGCCCAGGTCTTTGTGGTTCCGGGCGTACGCCCGGTGCTGGCGGTGA
- a CDS encoding MFS transporter: MGEDGYRCDDGARFQTVQMTNNRQRLNYVLLLIAGSGSVTIARAMTLSFLAIKLQQSFGLGPAMIGALLGIGPLLGAIAAPFAGTLSDRLGRKTMLTVTLLSMALALVGMGVAETVVAFCIAQVAAAVALAIYEPISRALMSDVCPERLRLKYFSWRYTATNVGWAVGPLMGIAAGAASTALFVIAGLVYAMFALVLHLLNVPIPQSDDGSRASANAPLLESLKAAIRDPRLAFFISGGTLLIAVYGQWSATLAPYLTGNVAGGVEIYARLVSINGAVVLIGNPFARRFIERAGALNGLVIGCILFALGEIGFLGAAGFWGLAFSMIVFTIGEILVVPSEYMLVDGIAHDRNRGSYFGAHSFSTIGNFIGPTLGGFMLGAFGGPGMFLLFAGFATISAILFAIGTRMPPPKPAIRQFAAGSREAATGPYLRGAYPVS, from the coding sequence GCTCCTCATCGCGGGCTCCGGATCCGTGACGATCGCGCGGGCCATGACGCTCTCGTTCCTTGCCATCAAGCTGCAGCAGTCCTTCGGCCTCGGCCCGGCCATGATTGGAGCTCTTCTGGGGATCGGTCCCCTGCTAGGCGCTATCGCAGCCCCCTTCGCAGGCACATTATCGGATCGGCTGGGGCGGAAAACCATGCTGACGGTCACCCTCCTTTCCATGGCGCTTGCATTGGTTGGAATGGGGGTCGCCGAAACGGTTGTCGCATTTTGCATTGCTCAGGTCGCCGCCGCCGTGGCGCTCGCGATCTATGAGCCGATTTCACGCGCGTTGATGAGTGACGTGTGCCCCGAACGCCTCCGGCTCAAGTATTTTTCCTGGCGGTACACGGCCACGAATGTGGGGTGGGCCGTTGGACCGTTGATGGGGATTGCTGCTGGTGCCGCATCCACCGCTCTTTTTGTCATTGCGGGCCTTGTCTACGCGATGTTCGCGCTGGTCTTGCACCTATTGAATGTGCCGATTCCCCAAAGCGATGATGGTTCCCGAGCATCTGCTAACGCGCCATTGCTTGAGAGCCTGAAGGCGGCGATCCGCGATCCACGGCTGGCCTTCTTTATCAGTGGCGGTACATTGCTGATCGCCGTCTATGGCCAATGGTCAGCGACACTGGCTCCGTACCTCACCGGAAATGTTGCCGGAGGCGTGGAAATCTATGCCCGTCTCGTTTCGATCAACGGTGCAGTCGTCCTGATCGGGAACCCCTTCGCCCGCCGGTTCATCGAACGCGCAGGCGCCCTCAACGGCCTCGTGATCGGATGCATCCTGTTTGCTTTAGGTGAGATCGGCTTCCTTGGCGCCGCTGGATTTTGGGGGCTGGCGTTTTCGATGATCGTGTTCACGATCGGCGAGATCCTCGTCGTGCCATCCGAATACATGCTGGTCGACGGCATTGCGCATGATCGGAACAGAGGCAGTTATTTCGGCGCGCACTCGTTTTCGACCATCGGCAATTTCATCGGGCCGACTCTTGGGGGCTTCATGCTGGGCGCTTTTGGCGGGCCCGGCATGTTTCTGCTGTTTGCAGGATTTGCGACCATCAGCGCAATTCTGTTCGCGATCGGTACGCGCATGCCGCCGCCGAAACCAGCGATACGGCAATTCGCAGCAGGCTCGCGGGAAGCTGCAACCGGGCCATACTTGCGTGGTGCCTATCCTGTTTCATGA
- a CDS encoding DoxX family protein, with amino-acid sequence MTFQSHISNPVRSSMERAVRSPVTRTMSLVALCAAYIQGPISKIYDFNGALAEMDHFGLHPAVFFAVAVIVFELTASAMVISGFLRWAGALALSGFTLVATFIALRFWEMAPGMDRMMAINAFFEHLGLAGAFVFVAAFDLTKGAGK; translated from the coding sequence ATGACCTTCCAATCTCATATATCCAACCCGGTCCGAAGCAGTATGGAACGCGCTGTCCGCTCTCCGGTCACCCGGACGATGTCTCTCGTCGCTCTCTGCGCAGCCTACATCCAAGGCCCGATCAGCAAAATCTATGACTTCAATGGTGCCCTGGCCGAGATGGATCACTTCGGTCTTCACCCAGCCGTTTTCTTCGCGGTTGCCGTCATCGTCTTCGAACTGACGGCCTCCGCCATGGTGATCTCCGGCTTCCTGCGGTGGGCAGGCGCACTCGCACTGTCCGGCTTCACGCTTGTCGCAACCTTCATCGCCCTCCGCTTCTGGGAAATGGCGCCTGGCATGGACCGCATGATGGCGATCAACGCCTTCTTCGAGCATCTCGGCCTTGCTGGCGCATTCGTCTTCGTCGCCGCATTCGACCTCACGAAGGGAGCAGGCAAATGA
- a CDS encoding MFS transporter → MSAAKTSGGTFAPLAQPVFAVLWIATVIGNTGSFMRDVASSWLMTDLSASPAAVAMVQAAGTLPIFLLAIPAGVLTDILDRRKFLIAVQVLLASVSISLMLLSQTGMLSVSALIGLTFLGGIGAALMGPTWQAIVPELVKREDVKSAVALNSLGINIARSIGPAAGGLLLAAFGAGITYGADVASYLVVIAALVWWPRPQNANDALQENFFGAFRAGLRYTRSSTPLHVVLLRAAIFFAFASAVWALLPLVARQLLGGDASFYGILLGAVGAGAIGGALVMPKLRQRLSSDGLLLGAAVITSAVMGVLALAPPKWVAIIVLLFLGGAWITALTTLNGTAQSVLPNWVRGRGLAVYLTVFNGAMTAGSLGWGAVGEAVGIQSTLIVGAIGLLTAGFIMHRVKLPAGDADLVPSNHWPEPLVAEPVAHDRGPVLILIEYKIEKQHRSAFLHALDHLSKERRRDGAYGWGVTEDSADPEKIVEWFMVESWAEHLRQHKRVSNADADLQGKVLAYHVGTDKPVVRHFLTINRPWAA, encoded by the coding sequence ATGAGCGCCGCAAAAACATCCGGGGGAACCTTTGCGCCCCTTGCCCAGCCCGTCTTCGCGGTCCTTTGGATCGCCACCGTGATTGGCAATACCGGAAGCTTCATGCGCGATGTCGCAAGCTCCTGGCTGATGACGGATCTTTCGGCATCGCCGGCCGCGGTCGCCATGGTCCAGGCGGCCGGAACCCTGCCGATTTTCCTGCTTGCCATTCCGGCAGGCGTTCTCACCGACATCCTCGATCGCCGCAAGTTCCTGATCGCCGTCCAGGTGCTACTGGCCTCCGTCAGCATTTCGCTGATGCTCCTCTCGCAGACGGGCATGCTCTCGGTCAGCGCTCTGATCGGGTTGACCTTCCTCGGCGGGATTGGGGCCGCGCTGATGGGGCCGACCTGGCAGGCGATCGTTCCGGAATTGGTGAAGCGCGAGGACGTAAAGAGCGCGGTGGCGCTGAACTCGCTGGGCATCAACATCGCTCGCTCCATCGGCCCTGCTGCGGGCGGCCTGCTTCTCGCAGCCTTCGGCGCGGGGATCACCTATGGCGCGGACGTTGCCAGCTACCTCGTGGTGATCGCAGCTCTCGTCTGGTGGCCGCGCCCCCAGAACGCCAACGACGCTCTCCAAGAGAACTTTTTTGGCGCCTTTCGAGCCGGACTTCGCTACACCCGCTCGAGCACGCCACTGCACGTCGTCCTCCTGCGCGCCGCGATCTTCTTCGCCTTCGCCAGCGCGGTCTGGGCTCTTCTCCCCCTCGTTGCCCGCCAACTGCTCGGTGGTGATGCCAGCTTCTACGGTATCCTGCTCGGTGCAGTCGGTGCAGGCGCGATCGGTGGAGCCCTGGTGATGCCTAAGCTGCGCCAACGCCTGAGTTCCGACGGCCTGCTTCTCGGCGCGGCGGTGATCACCTCAGCCGTCATGGGAGTCCTTGCTCTCGCTCCACCGAAATGGGTTGCCATCATCGTCCTTCTCTTCCTCGGTGGTGCTTGGATTACCGCGCTGACAACGCTCAACGGCACCGCGCAGTCCGTCCTTCCCAACTGGGTGCGAGGTCGTGGTCTTGCCGTCTACCTGACCGTCTTCAACGGTGCGATGACAGCCGGAAGTCTTGGTTGGGGTGCGGTCGGCGAGGCTGTCGGCATCCAGTCCACCTTGATCGTCGGGGCCATCGGCCTGCTCACCGCCGGATTCATCATGCACCGCGTGAAGCTTCCGGCCGGCGACGCCGACCTGGTGCCGTCGAACCACTGGCCCGAGCCTCTTGTCGCCGAACCCGTTGCCCATGACCGTGGCCCGGTTCTGATCCTGATCGAGTACAAGATCGAGAAGCAGCACCGGAGCGCATTCCTGCATGCCCTCGACCATCTTTCCAAGGAGCGCCGCCGGGACGGTGCCTACGGATGGGGCGTCACCGAGGACTCGGCCGACCCGGAGAAGATCGTGGAGTGGTTCATGGTTGAATCCTGGGCTGAACATCTTCGCCAGCACAAGCGGGTTTCCAACGCGGACGCCGACCTGCAGGGCAAGGTGCTGGCCTACCATGTCGGTACCGATAAGCCCGTTGTCCGTCACTTCCTGACGATCAATCGACCTTGGGCAGCGTGA
- a CDS encoding antibiotic biosynthesis monooxygenase, producing the protein MIPAFTTQPTPTTFIINVIHVHPGKQEEAFRLIQDVVHYVAERKPGFLWSNLAKSTDGLTVVNIEAISDPGDVEIFFSDPVFLEKFRKLDTVSSSEFHTYTVGDLVLPKAST; encoded by the coding sequence ATGATTCCCGCCTTCACGACCCAGCCCACCCCGACGACTTTCATCATCAACGTGATCCACGTTCATCCTGGCAAGCAGGAGGAAGCCTTTCGGCTCATCCAGGATGTTGTCCACTATGTCGCCGAGCGGAAGCCAGGTTTTCTGTGGAGCAACCTTGCCAAGAGTACGGATGGGCTGACGGTCGTGAATATCGAGGCGATCTCAGACCCAGGCGACGTCGAGATTTTCTTTTCCGATCCGGTATTCCTCGAAAAGTTCCGCAAGCTCGACACCGTCTCGTCGAGCGAGTTTCACACCTACACCGTTGGCGACCTGGTGCTGCCGAAGGCCTCAACGTGA
- a CDS encoding gamma carbonic anhydrase family protein gives MTISYEEQSPSVDPDAWVAQDATVCGDVVIGAGSRIMHGARLVAEAGGSIRIGRNCIVLENAVIRATGRHDCRVGDHCIVGPNSHVVGAQIGDEVFIATGAAVFHGAHIGRGSEVRINATVHLRTRLEPGSTVPIGWVAVGDPAEILPPDQHEKIWDIQRTLDFPGFVYGVDRSQPDVMKNITVSLSKALGAPQADG, from the coding sequence ATGACTATATCCTACGAAGAACAGTCACCATCGGTTGATCCCGATGCCTGGGTTGCGCAAGATGCGACGGTCTGTGGTGATGTTGTCATCGGTGCGGGCAGCAGGATTATGCATGGTGCTCGCCTGGTGGCGGAGGCCGGCGGCTCCATCCGCATCGGACGGAACTGCATCGTGCTCGAAAACGCGGTGATCCGGGCCACGGGCCGCCACGATTGCAGAGTGGGCGACCACTGCATAGTCGGGCCCAACAGTCATGTGGTCGGTGCCCAGATTGGCGACGAGGTGTTCATCGCGACCGGAGCTGCCGTGTTCCACGGGGCGCACATCGGGCGCGGATCGGAAGTCCGCATCAACGCAACCGTGCATCTGCGAACGCGGCTGGAACCGGGCTCGACAGTGCCAATCGGATGGGTCGCAGTCGGCGATCCCGCAGAAATTCTGCCCCCGGACCAGCATGAGAAAATCTGGGACATTCAAAGGACGCTCGATTTTCCCGGATTTGTATATGGGGTGGATAGAAGCCAGCCCGACGTCATGAAAAACATCACGGTTTCCCTCTCAAAGGCTCTTGGAGCACCTCAAGCCGATGGCTGA
- a CDS encoding hydrolase: MSKLEVLTPANSQLIFIDQQPQMAFGVQSIDRQTLKNNVVGLAKAAKIFNIPTTITTVETQSFSGNTYPELLAVFPENDILERTSMNSWDDQNVRDALAKNAADGRRKIVVSGLWTEVCNTTFALSALHDVPDYEIYMVADASGGTSSDAHKYAMDRMVQAGVIPVTWQQVLLEWQRDWARKETYDAVTTLVKEHSGAYGMGIDYAYTMVHGAEERVKHGKRIGPNPAK; encoded by the coding sequence ATGTCCAAGCTCGAAGTCCTGACCCCGGCAAACAGCCAGCTCATCTTCATCGACCAGCAGCCGCAAATGGCGTTCGGCGTTCAGTCGATTGATCGCCAGACGTTGAAGAACAATGTCGTCGGCCTCGCCAAGGCCGCCAAGATCTTCAATATTCCGACCACGATCACTACGGTCGAGACGCAATCCTTCTCCGGCAACACCTATCCCGAGCTGCTCGCCGTCTTCCCGGAGAACGACATTCTCGAGCGCACCTCGATGAACTCCTGGGACGATCAGAACGTCCGCGACGCGCTAGCGAAGAACGCCGCCGACGGCCGCCGGAAGATCGTCGTCTCCGGTCTGTGGACCGAAGTCTGCAATACGACGTTCGCGCTCTCGGCCCTCCACGATGTTCCGGACTACGAGATCTACATGGTCGCCGACGCTTCCGGCGGCACGTCCTCCGACGCCCACAAATATGCGATGGACCGCATGGTGCAAGCCGGCGTGATCCCGGTCACCTGGCAGCAGGTTCTGCTCGAATGGCAGCGCGACTGGGCACGCAAGGAGACCTATGACGCGGTCACCACCCTCGTGAAGGAGCATTCCGGCGCATACGGCATGGGCATCGACTACGCCTACACGATGGTTCACGGCGCAGAGGAACGCGTCAAGCACGGCAAGCGCATCGGCCCCAACCCCGCAAAATAA
- the ftrA gene encoding transcriptional regulator FtrA — protein sequence MPDKTAFMPKTENPRFPANRRVVSLVYDGLCTFEFGITAEVFGLDRPEAGPDWYQFKSVSLEDRPLHACGGLTIAATGTETDLYQAGTIIVPGWRGPDEPVPEQICKALLRAHEGGARVVSICGGAYVLAAAGLLNGRRATTHWRFAEGLARRYPAIEIDANCLYIDEGDILTSAGSSAGIDLCLHIVRSDFGADLANTVARRLVMYSHRQGGQSQFIERPVPLRREADRLSSILNHILANLDDPHTISALARHAGMSERTFQRRFRSLTGLSPLKWILRERLEQARILLETGAAAPDDIARVTGLGSAENLRLQFGRHYGVSPSIYRDRFAQPAE from the coding sequence TTGCCAGATAAGACGGCATTCATGCCAAAAACCGAGAACCCGCGCTTTCCTGCAAACAGACGTGTCGTCAGCCTGGTCTATGACGGCCTCTGCACCTTCGAATTTGGCATCACTGCCGAAGTTTTTGGGCTGGATCGCCCTGAGGCTGGTCCCGACTGGTATCAGTTCAAATCGGTCTCACTGGAGGATCGGCCTCTTCATGCCTGTGGTGGCCTGACGATCGCGGCAACAGGCACCGAGACCGATCTGTACCAGGCGGGAACAATCATCGTCCCCGGCTGGCGCGGACCCGATGAACCGGTACCAGAACAGATCTGCAAGGCATTGCTCCGCGCTCATGAGGGCGGCGCCCGCGTCGTCTCCATCTGTGGGGGCGCCTATGTGCTGGCGGCCGCCGGTTTGCTCAATGGCCGTCGCGCCACAACGCATTGGCGTTTTGCCGAGGGCTTGGCCCGGCGCTATCCCGCTATCGAGATTGACGCGAATTGCCTCTATATCGATGAGGGTGACATACTCACCTCGGCAGGCAGCTCAGCGGGCATCGATCTTTGCCTGCATATCGTCCGTTCGGATTTCGGGGCTGATCTTGCCAATACCGTGGCGCGTCGTCTGGTGATGTATAGCCATCGCCAGGGAGGGCAATCCCAGTTTATCGAGCGTCCCGTGCCATTGAGGCGAGAGGCCGATCGGTTGTCGTCGATCCTCAATCACATCCTGGCCAACCTTGACGATCCGCACACAATCAGTGCTCTCGCTCGCCACGCGGGCATGAGCGAACGCACCTTTCAGCGTCGCTTTCGGTCCCTGACCGGTTTGTCCCCGCTCAAGTGGATCCTGAGGGAGCGGCTTGAACAAGCCCGCATCCTGCTGGAGACTGGTGCTGCCGCCCCCGATGACATTGCAAGGGTGACTGGGTTGGGAAGTGCCGAAAACCTGAGGCTTCAGTTTGGTCGGCATTATGGCGTCAGCCCGTCGATCTACCGTGATCGTTTTGCGCAGCCGGCGGAGTAG
- a CDS encoding amidohydrolase encodes MTTRRSFLGGASSLAFSNLFSPAKAANPNPTGADTMHPDLILRNGRVTTLDRTNPNATAIAIKDGLFLEVGSDSEIMALAGSGTKIVDLNGKRVLPGLIDNHTHVVRGGLNYNMELRWDGVRSLADAMDMLKRQVAITPAPQWVRVVGGFTEHQFAEKRLPTLEEINAVAPDTPVFLLHLYDRALLNGAALRAVGYTRDTPNPPGGEITRDANGNPTGMLLAKPNAGILYSTLAKGPKLPLDYQVNSTRHFMRELNRLGVTGVIDAGGGFQNYPDDYEVIQKLSDEHQMTVRLAYNLFTQKPKEEKQDFLKWTQSIKYKQGNDYFRHNGAGEMLVFSAADFEDFRQPRPEMAPEMEGELEEVVRVLAENRWPWRLHATYDETISRALDVFEKVNKDIPLEGLNWFFDHAETISDRSIDRIAALGGGIATQHRMAYQGEYFVERYGHGVAEATPPIRRMLDKGVNVSAGTDATRVASYNPWVSLSWMVTGKTVGGMQLYPRANCLDRETALRMWTEKVTWFSNEEGKKGRIEKGQFADLVVPDKDFFSCAEDEISFLTSELTIVGGRIVYGAGDFKALDENDIPPAMPDWSPVRKFGGYAAWGEPEGAGARSLRRTAISTCGCATDCGVHGHDHAGAWTSKLPIADLKGFFGALGCSCWAV; translated from the coding sequence ATGACGACGCGTCGATCCTTTCTTGGAGGCGCATCGAGCCTGGCGTTCTCGAACCTCTTCTCTCCGGCAAAAGCCGCCAATCCCAACCCGACCGGAGCAGACACCATGCATCCCGACCTGATCCTCCGCAATGGCCGCGTGACGACCCTTGACCGGACCAATCCGAATGCGACGGCGATCGCCATCAAGGATGGGCTGTTTCTCGAAGTCGGATCCGACAGCGAGATCATGGCGCTGGCTGGTTCTGGCACTAAGATCGTCGACCTCAATGGCAAGCGTGTTCTGCCCGGCCTGATCGACAACCATACCCACGTCGTCCGCGGTGGCCTGAACTACAATATGGAGCTGCGCTGGGACGGCGTGCGCTCGCTCGCCGATGCGATGGACATGCTGAAGCGCCAGGTGGCGATCACGCCCGCGCCACAATGGGTTCGCGTCGTCGGCGGCTTCACCGAACATCAGTTTGCGGAAAAGCGCCTCCCGACACTTGAGGAGATCAACGCCGTCGCGCCCGACACACCCGTGTTCCTTCTGCACCTTTATGACCGTGCGCTGCTCAACGGCGCCGCTCTGCGCGCAGTCGGCTACACCCGTGACACGCCGAACCCGCCCGGCGGTGAGATCACCCGGGATGCCAACGGCAACCCGACCGGCATGCTGCTGGCCAAGCCGAATGCGGGCATTCTCTACTCGACGCTTGCAAAAGGCCCGAAGCTTCCTTTGGATTATCAGGTCAACTCGACCCGCCACTTCATGCGCGAACTGAACCGCCTTGGAGTGACAGGTGTGATCGACGCGGGCGGTGGTTTCCAGAACTATCCCGACGACTACGAGGTCATTCAGAAACTGTCCGACGAGCACCAGATGACAGTCCGGCTGGCCTACAACCTCTTCACCCAGAAGCCGAAGGAAGAGAAGCAGGACTTCCTGAAGTGGACGCAGTCGATCAAATACAAGCAGGGCAACGATTACTTCCGCCACAACGGCGCCGGCGAGATGCTTGTCTTCTCCGCGGCCGACTTTGAAGATTTCCGGCAGCCCCGTCCGGAGATGGCCCCGGAGATGGAAGGCGAGCTGGAAGAGGTCGTCCGCGTCTTGGCTGAAAATCGCTGGCCATGGCGTCTGCATGCCACCTATGACGAGACGATCTCTCGCGCCCTCGACGTGTTCGAGAAGGTCAACAAGGACATTCCGCTCGAAGGACTGAACTGGTTCTTCGACCATGCCGAAACCATCTCGGACCGCTCTATCGACCGCATCGCCGCACTCGGCGGTGGCATCGCCACGCAGCACCGCATGGCCTACCAGGGCGAATACTTCGTTGAGCGGTACGGTCACGGCGTGGCTGAGGCTACGCCGCCGATCCGTCGGATGCTCGACAAGGGCGTGAACGTATCGGCCGGCACCGATGCCACCCGCGTTGCTTCCTATAATCCATGGGTCTCGCTGTCGTGGATGGTGACCGGCAAGACTGTCGGCGGCATGCAACTCTATCCCCGAGCCAACTGCCTCGATCGCGAGACGGCGCTGCGGATGTGGACCGAGAAGGTCACCTGGTTCTCCAACGAGGAAGGCAAGAAGGGCCGCATCGAGAAAGGGCAGTTCGCCGACCTCGTGGTGCCGGACAAGGACTTCTTCTCCTGCGCCGAGGACGAGATTTCGTTCCTCACCTCGGAACTGACCATCGTCGGCGGCAGGATCGTCTATGGTGCAGGCGACTTCAAGGCGCTCGACGAGAACGACATCCCGCCCGCGATGCCCGACTGGTCGCCTGTCCGCAAGTTCGGCGGTTACGCGGCCTGGGGTGAACCGGAAGGGGCAGGCGCTCGTTCGCTGCGCCGCACCGCGATCTCTACATGCGGATGTGCCACCGATTGTGGCGTGCATGGCCACGACCACGCGGGAGCTTGGACCTCGAAGCTGCCGATTGCCGACCTCAAAGGTTTCTTCGGCGCTCTCGGCTGCTCCTGCTGGGCAGTCTGA